The Clostridiales bacterium genome includes the window ACCAAGCGACCATAGAAAAAGTAAGGGAGCGCATTAACAACAAAGACTTGGCGGGCGTCAAAACAATACTTCAAACCAAAGATTTGGCAGAAGATGTTTTGCAAAATATTTTGGCGATACCAAACTTGTTTGGCGGCGTTGAGGTGTTAAAAAGAGCCCAAGCGATTGCCAATAACCCCAAATCAGCTAACGCGCTAAAAAACATTCAAGAGATTTTTGAATATCTCAATGATTGCGGCTATTCAAAATATGTTTCAATTGATTTGGGAATGTTGCCTCATCTTAGCTATTATTCGGGAATAATTTTTAGGGGCATGACCGACAGCGTGGGCGCGGCTATATTGGAAGGGGGAAGATATGATAATTTGAGCGCGTATTTTGGCGCGGATAACCCTTCTGTCGGTTTCGCCATCGGCATAAAAAGGCTGATGACCGCCATTGAAAAGACAAAAGGCTTTGGTCCGCCCAAATCGTCGGATTACGCATATATGGTCTTGGACGGCTGCGAAGCGCAAGCCTTTAAGATTGTCTCGGAATACAAGTCAAAAGGCTTTTGGATAGAACGAGCTTATACCCAAAACGAATCCGAGCTTATAAAATACTGCAAGGATAAAAATATCAAAAAATACCTTATTATCTCAAAAGACGGCAAAAAGGAAAGCGTATTATGATTAAGTTAACCATAGCGCTGCCTAAAGGAAGGCTTAGCGAAAAAGCGCTTGAATTAATAGAAAAATGCGGTATTTCTTTAAACGAGGCTTTGGACGACAGAAAGCTTATCGCGTATGACAAAAACAACGAATACAGATTTTTATATGTAAAGCCTGCAGATGTGCCCACCTATGTGGAGCGGGGAACCGCGGACATAGGCATAGCCGGAAAAGATACAATAATGGAAGAGGGCAAGGATATTTACGAGCTATTGGACTTAAAAATCGGAAAATGCAAACTATGCATAGCCGGCAAAAGCCCAGAAGTTATGCGCGATGTCTATTCTTTGAGGGTGGCGACCAAGTATCCGAATATAGCCAGGCAATATTTCGTAAGCAAATTTATATCGCCCGATATAATAGAGCTAAAAGGTTCCGTAGAGCTTGCGCCCATTACCGATTTGAGCGATGTTATTTTGGATATTGTTGAAAGCGGCGAGACTTTAAGGTCTAACGGGCTAAAAGTTTTGGAAGAAGTCGCCGACATATCCGCCAGACTTATCGCCAATAAGGTGAGCTTTAAGACAAAATATGATATTATTAATCCGTTGATAAAATCTTTGGAGCAATTGGTAGGTGGATTATGATTAAAATTGTAACCGACTTCAAGAGCGAACTAAAAGAAATCAAAAAAGCGCGGCAATTGGTTTTGGACGGCGATATCGCCCAAAAAGTGCGCGAGATTGTCCGCGATGTAAAAGAAAACGGCGATAAGGCGCTGTTTAGATATACCAAAGAATACGACGGCGTGGAATTGAACCAATCAAATATAGAAGTCACAGAAGCCGAAATTAAAGAAGCCTATCAAAATGTTGACAGCCGAACATTGTCGTCATTGAGGCTTGCTATAAAAAATATTTCAAGCTATCAAGACGACATTATGAAAAAAATCTTAAAAAGCGCGTACCTTAACAAACGCGGCCTAATGGTAAGGGCTGTTGAAAACGCAGGAATCTATGTTCCGGGCGGTATCGCGCCTTATCCTTCGTCCGTGTTGATGTGCGCTATTCCCGCGGTATCGGCGGGCGTCCGCCAAATAATTATGGTAACTCCCGCCAAAGAAAAGATTCACCCTTTGATTTTGGTCGCGGCGGCCGAATGCGGCGTGGACAGGATTTTTAAGGCAGGCGGCGCGCAGGCCATTGCCGCTTTAGCTTATGGCACTGAAACCATTCCCAAAGCGGACGTGATAGCGGGACCGGGCAATATTTATGTGACATTGGCCAAAAAAGAAGTTTACGGAGCTGTCGGCATAGACATGCGCGCGGGCCCGTCGGAGATATTGATTATAGCCGACAAAACCGCAAGGGCTGATTATATAGCTTGCGATATGCTGTCCCAAGCCGAACATGATCCTCAAGCGGCCAGCTATCTAATAACCAATAGTCAA containing:
- the hisD gene encoding histidinol dehydrogenase, producing MIKIVTDFKSELKEIKKARQLVLDGDIAQKVREIVRDVKENGDKALFRYTKEYDGVELNQSNIEVTEAEIKEAYQNVDSRTLSSLRLAIKNISSYQDDIMKKILKSAYLNKRGLMVRAVENAGIYVPGGIAPYPSSVLMCAIPAVSAGVRQIIMVTPAKEKIHPLILVAAAECGVDRIFKAGGAQAIAALAYGTETIPKADVIAGPGNIYVTLAKKEVYGAVGIDMRAGPSEILIIADKTARADYIACDMLSQAEHDPQAASYLITNSQ
- the hisZ gene encoding ATP phosphoribosyltransferase regulatory subunit, yielding MSYKKSLLPIGVWDYLPDECYIKSKIEQKIAKTLQSSGYQKIEPPTFEYIDTFNYNNNSSHLEKVFKLMDFDGRVLALRADPTLQITRIAATKLSPGVNRLFYILNSYEYSNVQTQTSRTREFAQAGVELIGVKGSLADSEVLAMAIECLIACGLDNFKIEIGQVDYFLGIMTSYGLDQATIEKVRERINNKDLAGVKTILQTKDLAEDVLQNILAIPNLFGGVEVLKRAQAIANNPKSANALKNIQEIFEYLNDCGYSKYVSIDLGMLPHLSYYSGIIFRGMTDSVGAAILEGGRYDNLSAYFGADNPSVGFAIGIKRLMTAIEKTKGFGPPKSSDYAYMVLDGCEAQAFKIVSEYKSKGFWIERAYTQNESELIKYCKDKNIKKYLIISKDGKKESVL
- a CDS encoding ATP phosphoribosyltransferase gives rise to the protein MIKLTIALPKGRLSEKALELIEKCGISLNEALDDRKLIAYDKNNEYRFLYVKPADVPTYVERGTADIGIAGKDTIMEEGKDIYELLDLKIGKCKLCIAGKSPEVMRDVYSLRVATKYPNIARQYFVSKFISPDIIELKGSVELAPITDLSDVILDIVESGETLRSNGLKVLEEVADISARLIANKVSFKTKYDIINPLIKSLEQLVGGL